One Glycine max cultivar Williams 82 chromosome 6, Glycine_max_v4.0, whole genome shotgun sequence DNA segment encodes these proteins:
- the LOC102664043 gene encoding mitogen-activated protein kinase kinase kinase 20, whose amino-acid sequence MAAWKKLAILGKGSYATVYLATVALPQECNEKVVAVKSSSPFSFSIASMQKEKRILDSFLGCKEILQCYFDQFTVERNYVTYNLFMECAPYGSLLGLVNKKGPISDSEVRVYTRMLLKGLSCIHRKGVVHCDLKPDNILLFPSSDDHARYQLKIADFGLSKTREDANAEYGKVKFRGTPFYMSPESVVGQIEPALDIWSLGCIVIEMITGFRAWKNLRTQKEIMFKLVVLQEAPEIPNGLSWDCTNFLSKCFVKDPRQRWTATMLLNHPFLYPTCYMRSSSFFSYDIVSHVPFKV is encoded by the coding sequence ATGGCTGCGTGGAAGAAGTTGGCAATTTTAGGGAAGGGTTCTTATGCTACGGTTTATCTTGCTACTGTTGCTCTTCCACAAGAATGCAATGAGAAGGTTGTAGCGGTCAAGAGTTCGAGCCCTTTCTCTTTCTCAATTGCTTCAATgcagaaggaaaaaagaatacTGGACTCATTCTTGGGTTGCAAGGAAATCCTTCAATGCTATTTTGACCAATTCACTGTTGAGAGAAATTATGTGACATACAATCTTTTCATGGAGTGTGCTCCTTATGGTTCTCTTCTTGGTTTAGTAAACAAGAAGGGGCCAATATCGGATAGTGAAGTAAGAGTCTACACTCGTATGCTTCTCAAAGGGCTTTCTTGCATTCATCGAAAAGGAGTCGTCCATTGTGATCTCAAACCGGACAACATCCTTCTCTTTCCTTCATCTGATGATCATGCAAGGTATCAACTGAAGATTGCTGATTTTGGGTTGTCCAAGACTAGAGAAGATGCAAATGCTGAGTATGGGAAGGTCAAGTTTAGAGGGACACCTTTTTACATGTCGCCAGAATCGGTCGTTGGTCAGATTGAACCAGCGTTAGATATATGGTCTCTTGGGTGCATTGTAATCGAGATGATCACTGGATTCCGTGCATGGAAGAACCTGCGAACCCAAAAGGAGATAATGTTCAAGCTTGTTGTCCTTCAAGAAGCACCTGAAATACCCAATGGACTGAGTTGGGATTGCACGAATTTCTTGAGCAAGTGTTTTGTGAAGGATCCTAGGCAGAGATGGACTGCTACAATGCTTCTCAACCATCCTTTTCTTTATCCAACATGTTACATGCGTagttcatcttttttctcataTGATATTGTTAGTCATGTGCCCTTTAAGGTATAA